One region of Rhodospirillaceae bacterium genomic DNA includes:
- a CDS encoding PAS domain S-box protein, whose amino-acid sequence MELVNTRTGAAGRRHGQIKRWSDVPETGLQRDGKNPEAVVGACPEDPQQALLWEERRLAALHHSGILDTESEPNFDDLTALAAQICETPLSLVCFVDRDRLWFKSFHGGNLKEYRRTRSFCDHAIRAPGIFEVSDLASDTRFQDEELVSDCGFRFYAAAQIKSRDGEILGTFSVLDHRPHSLSDAQRAALTRLANQCSDQIALRSLLRERELEISTRTQALRATEARLSAFMQHAPITMSVKDLDGRYLMVNHASERFYGLPAEQILGRRITDIEPSKGGPTVVQLETEMRALGASVTREICYERDGGKRWYRDIKFPVPDEHGAIVAIGGIGVEITAAKLAEEELIEAKEHAEAANQAKSQFLANMSHELRTPLNAILGFSEILSRDSLGPISAEKTRAYAADIHESGRLLLNIINDILDLSKVEAGRMVLSEAPCNLFELTRHAPQSGRQCCPDQEFETDQCRSGIAAAGSGRRTGADPDPAQPRQQCGEVHLARRRGQGRGRAGQSGRCRRGRRPCRFRYRYRDRQRGHSVGVLGLRPGRGCVRAWP is encoded by the coding sequence ATGGAATTGGTTAACACGCGGACCGGCGCGGCCGGTCGCAGACATGGACAGATCAAGAGATGGTCGGACGTGCCGGAGACTGGCTTGCAACGCGACGGTAAAAATCCCGAGGCCGTGGTCGGCGCCTGCCCGGAGGACCCGCAGCAGGCGCTGTTGTGGGAAGAACGGCGTCTGGCTGCCTTGCACCACAGCGGCATCCTCGATACCGAGAGCGAGCCGAACTTCGACGACCTCACCGCCCTTGCCGCCCAGATCTGCGAAACGCCGCTGTCGCTGGTCTGTTTCGTCGACCGCGATCGGCTGTGGTTCAAATCCTTCCATGGCGGCAACCTCAAGGAGTATCGGCGGACAAGATCGTTCTGTGATCATGCCATCCGCGCGCCGGGCATCTTTGAAGTCTCTGACCTGGCGTCGGATACCAGATTCCAGGATGAGGAGCTGGTGAGCGATTGCGGCTTCCGCTTCTATGCCGCGGCGCAGATCAAATCCCGCGATGGAGAAATCCTCGGCACGTTCTCGGTCCTGGATCACCGGCCGCATTCGCTCAGCGACGCACAACGCGCGGCACTGACCCGCCTCGCCAATCAATGCAGCGACCAGATCGCCTTGCGCAGCCTGCTGCGCGAGCGGGAGCTGGAGATATCGACACGCACCCAGGCCTTGCGCGCCACCGAGGCGCGATTGAGCGCCTTCATGCAACATGCGCCCATCACCATGTCGGTGAAGGACCTCGACGGCCGCTACCTGATGGTCAACCATGCCAGCGAGCGGTTCTATGGCCTGCCCGCCGAGCAGATTCTCGGCCGCCGGATCACCGATATCGAACCATCGAAGGGCGGGCCCACCGTCGTCCAGTTGGAGACCGAGATGCGCGCCCTCGGCGCATCGGTGACGCGGGAGATCTGCTACGAGCGCGATGGCGGCAAGCGCTGGTACCGCGACATCAAGTTCCCCGTGCCTGACGAGCATGGCGCGATCGTCGCCATCGGCGGCATCGGCGTCGAGATCACCGCGGCCAAGCTGGCGGAGGAAGAGCTGATCGAGGCCAAGGAACATGCCGAGGCGGCCAATCAGGCGAAGTCGCAGTTCCTGGCCAATATGAGCCATGAATTGCGCACGCCGCTGAATGCCATTCTCGGCTTCTCGGAAATTCTGTCGCGCGATTCACTGGGGCCGATCAGCGCCGAAAAGACCCGCGCCTACGCCGCCGACATTCACGAGAGCGGGCGCCTGCTGCTCAACATCATCAACGATATCCTCGATCTCTCCAAGGTCGAGGCCGGCCGCATGGTGCTGAGCGAGGCGCCCTGCAACCTCTTCGAACTGACGCGCCACGCCCCTCAATCTGGTCGCCAATGCTGCCCAGACCAAGAATTTGAAACTGATCAATGCCGTTCCGGAATCGCTGCCGCAGGTTCTGGCCGACGAACGGGCGCTGACCCAGATCCTGCTCAACCTCGTCAACAATGCGGTGAAGTTCACCTTGCCCGGCGGCGAGGTCAAGGTCGAGGGCGCGCTGGTCAATCAGGGCGATGTCGGCGAGGGCGTCGTCCTTGCCGTTTCCGATACCGGTATCGGGATCGCCAGCGAGGACATTCCGTTGGTGTTCTCGGCCTTCGGCCAGGTCGAGGATGCGTTCGTGCGTGGCCATGA
- a CDS encoding glycine C-acetyltransferase: MAVDFISHISGILDGIRADGFWKGERVIATPQGADIALEGGRKVLNFCANNYLGLANDQRLIQAAKRALDDHGFGMASVRFICGTQDLHKALEAEISRFLGTEDTILYSSCFDANGGLFETVLGEEDAVISDALNHASIIDGIRLCKAKRFRYANNDLADLEAKLKEADAAGARFKLIATDGVFSMDGIIADLKGITDLAARYNALVMVDDSHAVGFVGETGRGSGEHNGVQGKIDIFTGTFGKALGGASGGYIAGRKPVIDLLRQRSRPYLFSNSLMPAIVAATSACLALIDSEEGAELRATLARNGRHFRDAMSQLGFRLVPGEHPIIPVMLGDAKLASAMAEALLRQGIYVIGFSYPVVPKGQARIRTQMSAAHSSADIDQVIAAFAKVGKELGAI, translated from the coding sequence ATGGCCGTGGATTTTATCAGCCATATCAGCGGCATCCTGGATGGTATCCGGGCCGACGGCTTCTGGAAGGGCGAGCGCGTGATCGCGACGCCCCAGGGCGCCGACATCGCGCTTGAGGGCGGCCGCAAGGTGCTCAATTTCTGCGCCAACAATTATCTGGGCCTGGCGAATGACCAGCGCCTCATCCAGGCCGCCAAGCGGGCGCTCGACGATCATGGCTTCGGCATGGCGTCGGTGCGCTTCATCTGCGGGACCCAGGATCTGCACAAGGCGCTGGAGGCGGAGATTTCCCGCTTCCTCGGCACCGAGGACACGATCCTCTATTCCTCCTGCTTCGATGCCAATGGCGGCCTGTTCGAGACGGTGCTGGGGGAAGAAGACGCCGTCATCTCCGATGCCCTCAACCACGCCTCGATCATCGATGGCATCCGTCTGTGCAAAGCCAAGCGTTTCCGCTACGCCAATAACGACTTGGCCGATCTCGAAGCGAAGCTGAAGGAAGCGGATGCAGCGGGTGCCCGCTTCAAGCTCATCGCCACGGACGGCGTCTTCTCGATGGACGGCATCATCGCCGATCTGAAGGGCATTACCGACCTCGCCGCGCGCTACAACGCCCTGGTCATGGTCGATGACAGCCATGCGGTGGGTTTTGTGGGTGAGACCGGCCGGGGCTCCGGCGAACACAATGGCGTTCAGGGCAAGATCGACATTTTCACGGGCACCTTCGGCAAGGCCCTGGGCGGTGCCTCGGGCGGCTATATCGCGGGCCGGAAACCGGTCATCGATCTCCTGCGCCAGCGCTCGCGCCCCTATCTCTTCTCCAATTCCCTGATGCCGGCGATCGTCGCGGCAACCAGCGCCTGCCTGGCACTCATCGACAGCGAGGAGGGCGCCGAGCTGCGCGCGACGCTTGCCCGCAATGGCAGGCATTTCCGCGACGCCATGAGCCAGCTCGGCTTCCGCCTCGTGCCGGGCGAGCATCCGATCATCCCGGTCATGCTGGGCGATGCGAAACTCGCTTCCGCCATGGCCGAGGCGCTGCTCAGGCAAGGCATCTATGTCATCGGCTTTTCCTATCCCGTGGTGCCCAAGGGCCAGGCGCGCATCCGCACGCAGATGTCCGCCGCCCACAGTTCCGCCGATATCGACCAGGTCATTGCTGCCTTTGCCAAGGTCGGCAAAGAGCTCGGCGCAATTTAA
- a CDS encoding PAS domain-containing protein, whose product MYPRSTDMTLMFGRCLPSTRAVYEYWDGKRAGRRMPSRRDIDPIEMKPWLANMQLIDISHNPRRMVYRLVGELDVAFRGFNPTGRTVEECCIGMSVDETLKNFDIVITERTPLYDWSDYLSKSGFLRSQEELLLPLSDDDETVNMVMTFAEVDTKK is encoded by the coding sequence ATGTATCCACGCAGCACCGATATGACGCTGATGTTCGGCCGTTGCTTGCCGAGCACGCGGGCGGTTTATGAATACTGGGACGGCAAGCGTGCCGGGCGGCGGATGCCCTCGCGCCGGGATATCGACCCCATCGAGATGAAGCCGTGGCTTGCCAACATGCAGCTGATCGATATCAGCCATAACCCGCGGCGCATGGTCTATCGGCTGGTGGGTGAACTTGACGTGGCTTTCCGGGGTTTCAACCCGACCGGCCGTACGGTCGAGGAATGCTGCATCGGCATGAGTGTCGATGAGACACTGAAGAATTTCGACATCGTCATCACGGAGCGGACCCCGCTCTATGATTGGTCCGACTATCTCAGCAAATCCGGTTTCCTGCGCAGCCAGGAGGAACTCTTGTTGCCGCTCTCCGATGACGACGAAACGGTCAACATGGTGATGACCTTCGCCGAAGTGGATACCAAGAAATAG
- a CDS encoding calcium-binding protein gives MAALATTISMAMATTICCSVAPAMTGSMAAAAMTIHAGTENDRLFGDAGDDKLFGDEGQDRLYGGLGNDFLDGGAGNDRLYGEENNDELSGGGGNDDLYGEAGDDALSGGDGNDRLFGEEGSDVMKGGAGDDTFYVDTMLDGHDIIADLDVSMEALVLEGLADANAPGVTVTSTDDGDVLIKFANGSSVELDGIQNQGWSNLDQLDDFVQISYQP, from the coding sequence ATGGCGGCCTTGGCGACGACTATCTCTATGGCGATGGCGACAACGATCTGCTGTTCGGTGGCGCCGGCTATGACTGGCTCTATGGCGGCAGCGGCAATGACGATTCATGCCGGCACCGAGAATGATCGCCTGTTCGGCGATGCCGGTGACGACAAGCTGTTCGGTGATGAGGGCCAGGACCGGCTCTATGGCGGGCTTGGCAATGATTTCCTCGATGGCGGCGCCGGCAATGATCGCCTCTATGGCGAGGAGAACAACGACGAGCTCAGCGGTGGCGGCGGCAATGATGATCTTTACGGCGAAGCCGGCGACGACGCTCTCTCCGGCGGCGACGGCAATGACCGCCTGTTCGGCGAAGAAGGCTCGGACGTGATGAAGGGCGGCGCCGGCGACGATACCTTCTATGTCGATACGATGCTGGACGGCCACGACATCATCGCCGACCTCGATGTCTCGATGGAAGCTCTCGTGCTCGAAGGCCTGGCCGATGCCAACGCACCCGGCGTCACGGTCACCTCGACCGATGATGGCGACGTGCTGATCAAGTTTGCCAATGGCAGCTCGGTCGAGCTTGACGGCATCCAGAACCAGGGTTGGAGCAATCTCGACCAGCTCGACGATTTCGTGCAGATCAGCTACCAGCCGTAA
- a CDS encoding alpha/beta hydrolase, whose product MSTIKTKDGTEIYYKDWGTGQPVVFAHGWPLSSDSWEAQMLHVANNGYRAIGHDRRGHGRSTQSWAGNDMDHYADDLAALIEQLDLKDVILIGFSTGGGEITRYIGRHGTKRVAKAVLVSAVPPLMVKTAANPGGLPIDVFDGIRAGSLKDRSQLYQDIASGPFFGYNRPGAKPSQGAIDSFWLQGMMGGHKNTFDSIKAFSETDFTEDLKKFDVPTLIIHGDDDQIVPIDAAGRASHKLVKGSTLKVYPGAPHGITETHKDQLNADLLAFIKS is encoded by the coding sequence ATGAGCACGATCAAGACCAAGGACGGTACCGAGATCTATTACAAGGATTGGGGTACGGGACAGCCCGTCGTCTTCGCCCATGGCTGGCCGCTCAGCTCGGACAGCTGGGAAGCGCAGATGCTGCATGTCGCCAACAATGGCTACCGCGCCATCGGCCATGATCGTCGCGGCCATGGCCGCTCGACCCAGAGCTGGGCCGGCAACGACATGGACCATTATGCCGACGATCTCGCAGCGCTCATCGAGCAGCTTGATCTGAAAGACGTCATTCTGATCGGCTTCTCGACCGGCGGCGGCGAGATCACCCGCTATATTGGTCGTCATGGCACAAAGCGCGTCGCCAAGGCCGTGCTGGTCTCGGCGGTGCCGCCGCTCATGGTGAAGACGGCGGCCAATCCCGGCGGCCTGCCGATCGATGTCTTCGATGGCATCCGTGCAGGGAGCCTCAAGGACCGCTCGCAGCTCTACCAGGACATCGCGAGCGGGCCGTTCTTCGGCTACAACCGCCCCGGCGCGAAGCCCAGCCAGGGGGCGATCGATTCCTTCTGGCTCCAGGGCATGATGGGCGGCCACAAGAACACCTTCGACAGCATCAAGGCGTTCTCGGAAACCGACTTCACCGAGGATCTGAAAAAATTCGACGTGCCGACGCTCATCATCCATGGCGATGACGATCAGATCGTGCCGATCGACGCCGCGGGCCGCGCCTCACATAAACTGGTGAAGGGCTCGACCCTGAAGGTCTATCCCGGCGCCCCGCACGGCATCACGGAGACCCACAAGGACCAGCTTAACGCGGATCTGCTCGCCTTCATCAAATCCTGA
- a CDS encoding ATP-binding protein, which yields MRGHEGAGLGLPIARALAEVQGGRLDLHSRIGVGTRVTLWLPKTRIIQG from the coding sequence GTGCGTGGCCATGAAGGTGCCGGTCTCGGCCTGCCGATCGCGCGCGCCCTCGCTGAGGTACAGGGCGGCAGGCTCGATCTTCACAGCCGCATCGGGGTGGGGACGCGGGTCACCTTGTGGTTGCCGAAGACGCGCATCATCCAGGGATGA
- a CDS encoding methyltransferase domain-containing protein, with the protein MSQKDPQSDPKDAAESAAAGESPILSARSIALDLMDAGFRLRKPLDEALGEHAELDELAPRDRQFVRALVATTLRHMGQIDHALGQCLEKPLPARALIVRNILRLGAAQIMFLSTAPHAAVDTMVTLAAQRGETGFKGLINAVLRRISRDPQAYLASAPAGAVSLPDWLWQSWVKAYGVAKATQIATAHLYEPPLDFCCRRPAEADYWASQLHARTMSLPGTLRRPVASEGGERLHQRVEDLPGYAEGAWWVQDLAAQIPARLLGNVAGQRVIDLCAAPGGKTAQLAAAGAQVTALDRSRPRLARVKENLDRLRLHAELEAADAALWDRGRDFDAVLLDAPCSATGTIRRHPDVAWLKDPRDLNKLTATQDRLLDKAVSLLRPGGTLIFCTCSLQPEEGPDRVEALLARQTGLKRDRIHTEEVGGLFELISPAGDFRSLPCHLADQGGLDGFFAARIIKAG; encoded by the coding sequence ATGTCGCAAAAAGACCCCCAATCGGACCCAAAAGACGCCGCCGAAAGCGCCGCCGCCGGCGAATCGCCGATCCTCTCGGCCCGTTCCATCGCGCTCGACCTCATGGATGCCGGGTTCCGGCTCCGGAAGCCTCTGGACGAGGCGCTGGGCGAACATGCCGAACTCGACGAGCTCGCGCCGCGCGACCGGCAATTCGTGCGCGCCCTGGTCGCCACCACCTTGCGTCACATGGGGCAGATCGACCATGCCCTGGGCCAATGCCTGGAAAAGCCCCTGCCGGCGCGCGCGCTCATCGTGCGCAACATCCTGCGCTTAGGGGCGGCCCAGATCATGTTCCTCTCCACCGCACCCCATGCCGCCGTCGACACCATGGTGACGCTCGCCGCCCAGCGCGGCGAGACCGGTTTCAAGGGCCTCATCAACGCGGTGCTGCGCCGCATCTCGCGCGATCCCCAGGCTTATCTCGCCTCCGCCCCGGCCGGCGCCGTCAGTCTCCCTGACTGGCTGTGGCAGAGCTGGGTCAAGGCCTATGGCGTCGCCAAGGCAACGCAGATCGCGACCGCCCATCTCTACGAACCGCCGCTCGATTTCTGCTGCAGGCGACCGGCCGAGGCCGATTACTGGGCGAGCCAGCTCCATGCCCGCACCATGTCGCTGCCCGGCACCCTGCGCCGCCCGGTGGCGTCGGAAGGTGGCGAGCGGTTGCACCAGCGGGTCGAAGACCTGCCGGGTTATGCCGAGGGTGCCTGGTGGGTGCAGGATCTCGCCGCGCAGATTCCAGCGCGCCTCCTTGGCAATGTGGCTGGCCAGCGCGTGATCGATCTCTGTGCCGCCCCCGGCGGCAAGACCGCGCAATTGGCGGCGGCGGGTGCCCAGGTGACGGCGCTCGATCGGTCACGGCCGCGCCTCGCACGGGTGAAGGAAAATCTCGACCGCCTGCGGCTCCATGCCGAACTGGAAGCGGCCGATGCGGCGCTGTGGGATCGCGGCCGCGATTTCGACGCCGTGCTGCTGGATGCGCCCTGCTCGGCCACCGGCACCATCCGCCGTCATCCGGATGTCGCCTGGCTCAAGGATCCGCGCGATCTCAACAAGCTCACGGCGACCCAGGACCGTTTGCTCGACAAGGCCGTCTCCCTTCTGCGGCCCGGCGGCACGCTCATCTTCTGTACCTGCTCGCTGCAGCCGGAAGAAGGTCCCGATCGCGTGGAAGCCTTGCTGGCGCGCCAGACGGGCCTCAAGCGCGACCGCATTCATACCGAGGAAGTGGGCGGCCTGTTCGAGCTCATCTCGCCCGCCGGTGACTTCCGCTCGCTGCCCTGCCATCTCGCCGACCAGGGCGGCCTCGATGGATTCTTCGCCGCGCGCATCATCAAGGCCGGTTGA
- a CDS encoding tellurite resistance TerB family protein, whose protein sequence is MGRTGVGDLLGGINRQKAGTFAAGAATGGLIGLLLGSKKAKKIGGGLLGYGGAAVLGGLAYKAWQNYQQKQGAPVPAPAARSSVPAAGVPVLPAPVDSPFDPAHGISSDGRPFALALVRAMISAAKADGHIDAQEQTQLFARIEELGLDAEAKAFVFDELGRPANLEAIAALPNGPEQAAEIWLASRLAIDPDDVREKAYISALSAKLNLPKELVDQLEAQVSAAAAPIAAAG, encoded by the coding sequence ATGGGTCGCACGGGCGTCGGGGATTTGCTGGGTGGCATCAACCGGCAGAAGGCCGGCACCTTCGCGGCCGGCGCCGCCACCGGTGGTCTGATCGGCCTGCTGCTCGGGTCCAAGAAGGCCAAGAAGATCGGCGGCGGCCTGCTCGGCTATGGCGGTGCGGCGGTCCTCGGCGGCCTTGCCTACAAGGCGTGGCAGAACTATCAGCAGAAGCAGGGCGCGCCGGTGCCGGCACCAGCCGCACGCAGCAGCGTCCCCGCGGCCGGTGTTCCGGTCCTGCCGGCACCGGTCGACAGCCCGTTCGACCCTGCCCACGGCATCTCCAGCGACGGAAGGCCCTTCGCCCTCGCTTTGGTGCGCGCGATGATTTCAGCCGCCAAGGCAGACGGGCATATCGACGCCCAGGAACAGACCCAGCTTTTTGCGCGGATCGAGGAGCTTGGCCTCGACGCCGAGGCCAAGGCCTTCGTGTTCGACGAACTCGGCCGTCCGGCCAATCTCGAGGCGATCGCGGCCTTGCCGAACGGCCCGGAGCAGGCCGCCGAAATCTGGCTCGCCTCCCGCCTCGCCATCGATCCCGATGACGTGCGCGAGAAGGCCTATATCTCGGCCTTGAGCGCCAAGCTCAATCTGCCCAAGGAACTGGTGGATCAGCTGGAAGCCCAGGTCAGCGCCGCGGCAGCACCTATCGCTGCCGCTGGCTGA
- the tdh gene encoding L-threonine 3-dehydrogenase produces the protein MKALVKEKAGPGLTLTDVPKPEVGHNDVLIRIKKTAICGTDIHIWKWDEWAAKTVPLGMHVGHEYVGEIVAMGQEMRDFEIGDRVSGEGHVTCGYCRNCRAGRRHLCRNTFGIGVNRPGAFAEFLALPAVNAFKIPDNIADDLAAIFDPYGNATHTALSFNLVGEDVLITGAGPIGIMAVAIAKHVGARHVVITDVNDYRLDLAHKMGATRAVNVTKEKLTDVMAELGMVEGFDVGMEMSGVPSAFAGLLDVMNHGGKVALLGIPPSQTVIDWNNVIFKGLEIKGIYGREMFETWYKMIAMLQSGLNLNPILTHQFPLSAYAEGFQTMLSGQSGKVILNWP, from the coding sequence ATGAAAGCGCTCGTCAAGGAAAAGGCCGGGCCCGGCCTCACCCTCACCGATGTGCCGAAGCCCGAGGTCGGGCATAACGATGTCCTCATCCGCATCAAGAAGACCGCCATCTGCGGCACCGACATCCATATCTGGAAATGGGACGAATGGGCGGCGAAGACCGTGCCGCTCGGCATGCATGTCGGCCATGAATATGTCGGCGAGATCGTCGCCATGGGCCAGGAAATGCGCGACTTCGAGATCGGCGACCGGGTGTCCGGCGAAGGTCACGTGACCTGCGGCTATTGTCGCAATTGCCGTGCCGGCAGGCGGCATCTGTGCCGCAACACCTTCGGCATCGGCGTCAACCGGCCGGGCGCCTTTGCCGAGTTCCTGGCGCTGCCGGCGGTCAATGCCTTCAAGATCCCCGACAACATCGCCGACGATCTCGCGGCGATCTTCGATCCTTATGGCAATGCGACCCACACGGCGCTGTCCTTCAACCTGGTCGGCGAGGATGTGCTGATCACCGGCGCGGGACCCATCGGCATCATGGCGGTGGCGATCGCCAAGCATGTCGGCGCCCGCCATGTGGTCATTACCGACGTCAATGATTACCGGCTGGACCTTGCCCACAAGATGGGCGCCACCCGCGCCGTCAATGTGACCAAGGAGAAGCTGACCGATGTGATGGCCGAGCTTGGCATGGTCGAGGGCTTCGATGTCGGCATGGAAATGTCCGGCGTGCCGTCGGCCTTTGCGGGCCTGCTCGATGTGATGAACCATGGCGGCAAGGTGGCGCTGCTCGGCATTCCGCCCAGCCAGACGGTGATCGACTGGAACAACGTCATCTTCAAGGGGCTGGAGATCAAGGGCATCTATGGCCGCGAGATGTTCGAGACCTGGTACAAGATGATCGCCATGCTGCAATCCGGCCTCAACCTCAACCCGATCCTCACCCACCAGTTTCCCTTGAGCGCCTATGCCGAGGGGTTCCAGACCATGCTGTCGGGTCAGTCGGGCAAGGTCATCCTGAACTGGCCGTAA
- the scpA gene encoding methylmalonyl-CoA mutase codes for MADFPKKSLADWQKLAAAELKGADPATLNRETPEGITLKALYTEADLAGLESVGTLPGFAPYTRGPRATMYANRPWTIRQYAGFSTAEDSNAFYRENLRRGQMGLSVAFDLATHRGYDSDHPRVMGDVGKAGVAIDSVEDMKILFDGIPLDKMSVSMTMNGAVLPVLAAFIVAGEEQGVPAAKLSGTIQNDILKEFMVRNTYIYPPTPSMRIVADIIEYTAQNMPKFNSISISGYHMQEAGANAVQELAFTLADGLEYVRAALSKGLKVDEFAPRLSFFFAIGMNFFMEIAKLRAARYLWAKMMVQFDPKDPQSSALRTHCQTSGVSLQEQDPYNNVIRTTIEAMAAVLGGTQSLHTNALDEAIALPTPFSANIARNTQLVIQEESGIPAVIDPMAGSYYVESLTASLVAHAEKLIAEVEALGGMTKAVESGMPKLRIEEAAAKRQARVDRGEDVIVGVNKYQSNETTHVDVLDIDNSKVRLSQIERLNKMKAARDPAKVKAALDALTQAARNSSGNLLALAVDAMRARASVGEVSSALELVYTRHKAEIRSIAGVYGAAYRDDPDFAAIQRSIQDFATAEGRRPRMLVVKLGQDGHDRGAKIIATAFADLGFDVDVGPLFQLPEEAARQAIENDVHVIGVSSQAAGHKTLVPQLIQALKDQGADDIRVICGGVIPAQDYPMLRDAGVAAIFGPGTNIPKAAAEILGLLPKHGSKAA; via the coding sequence ATTTTCCGAAGAAGTCGCTGGCCGACTGGCAGAAGCTGGCGGCTGCGGAGCTGAAAGGCGCCGATCCCGCGACCCTCAACCGCGAGACGCCGGAAGGCATCACCCTCAAGGCCCTCTATACCGAGGCCGACCTCGCGGGGCTGGAGAGCGTCGGCACCTTGCCGGGCTTTGCGCCCTATACCCGCGGTCCCCGCGCCACCATGTATGCGAACCGCCCCTGGACCATCCGGCAATATGCGGGCTTTTCCACCGCCGAGGATTCCAACGCCTTCTACCGCGAGAATCTGCGTCGCGGGCAGATGGGGCTTTCGGTCGCCTTCGATCTCGCCACCCATCGCGGTTATGACAGCGACCATCCTCGCGTCATGGGCGATGTGGGGAAGGCCGGTGTCGCCATCGATTCCGTCGAGGACATGAAGATCCTGTTCGACGGCATCCCACTCGACAAAATGTCGGTCAGCATGACCATGAACGGCGCGGTGCTCCCGGTGCTCGCGGCCTTCATCGTCGCCGGCGAGGAACAGGGTGTGCCGGCGGCGAAATTGTCGGGCACGATCCAGAACGACATCCTCAAGGAGTTCATGGTCCGCAACACCTATATCTATCCGCCGACGCCCTCGATGCGCATCGTCGCCGACATCATCGAATACACGGCGCAGAACATGCCGAAATTCAATTCGATCTCGATCAGCGGCTATCACATGCAGGAAGCCGGCGCCAATGCGGTGCAGGAGCTGGCCTTCACGCTCGCTGACGGTCTTGAATATGTGCGCGCCGCCTTGTCGAAGGGTCTGAAGGTCGACGAGTTCGCGCCGCGCCTTTCTTTCTTCTTCGCCATCGGCATGAACTTCTTCATGGAGATCGCGAAGCTCCGCGCAGCGCGCTATCTGTGGGCGAAGATGATGGTGCAGTTCGACCCGAAGGACCCGCAATCCTCGGCGCTGCGCACGCATTGTCAAACCTCGGGCGTCTCGCTGCAGGAGCAGGATCCCTATAACAATGTGATCCGCACCACCATCGAGGCGATGGCCGCGGTGCTGGGCGGCACCCAGTCGCTGCATACCAATGCGCTGGATGAAGCGATTGCCTTGCCGACACCCTTCTCCGCCAACATCGCGCGCAACACGCAGCTGGTGATCCAGGAGGAAAGCGGCATTCCCGCGGTCATCGATCCCATGGCCGGCAGCTATTACGTCGAGAGCCTGACGGCGAGCCTTGTGGCTCATGCCGAAAAACTTATCGCGGAAGTGGAAGCATTGGGCGGCATGACCAAGGCTGTGGAAAGCGGCATGCCGAAGCTGCGTATCGAGGAAGCCGCCGCCAAGCGCCAGGCGCGTGTCGATCGCGGTGAAGACGTCATCGTCGGCGTCAACAAATACCAGTCGAACGAGACCACCCATGTCGACGTGCTCGACATCGACAACAGCAAAGTGCGCCTGTCGCAGATCGAGCGCCTCAACAAGATGAAGGCTGCCCGCGATCCGGCGAAGGTCAAGGCCGCGCTCGATGCGCTGACACAGGCGGCCCGGAATAGCAGCGGCAATCTGCTGGCGCTTGCCGTTGATGCGATGCGCGCCCGCGCCTCGGTGGGTGAAGTCTCCAGCGCGCTCGAACTGGTGTATACGCGCCACAAGGCCGAGATCCGCTCGATCGCCGGCGTCTACGGCGCCGCCTATCGCGACGATCCGGACTTCGCCGCGATCCAGCGCAGCATCCAGGATTTTGCGACCGCCGAAGGCCGCCGCCCGCGCATGCTGGTGGTGAAACTGGGCCAGGACGGCCATGACCGCGGCGCGAAGATCATCGCCACCGCCTTTGCCGATCTCGGTTTCGACGTCGATGTGGGGCCGCTGTTCCAATTGCCCGAGGAGGCCGCGCGCCAGGCGATCGAGAACGACGTCCATGTCATCGGCGTCTCCAGCCAGGCGGCCGGACACAAGACCCTGGTGCCGCAGTTGATCCAGGCCTTGAAGGACCAGGGCGCCGACGACATCCGCGTCATCTGCGGTGGCGTCATCCCGGCACAGGATTATCCGATGCTGCGCGACGCGGGCGTCGCCGCCATCTTCGGCCCCGGCACCAACATCCCGAAAGCCGCGGCCGAGATCCTGGGACTGCTGCCGAAGCACGGCAGCAAGGCCGCCTGA